The Gemmatimonadaceae bacterium genomic sequence TACGGCCAGTACCACGCGCCCGAAATGGTCGCCGACGCGCTCCGGAAAGGCGGCTACGACGTCGTCACGGTCGTGCACTCCGAGACGTCGACGGGCGTGCTCAACCCGATTGCGGACATCGCGAAGGTCGTGCACGACGCGGGCGACGTGGTGCTCGTCGTCGACACGGTGTCGTCGATGGCGGCCGCACCGGTCGAGTCCGACGCGTGGGGCCTCGACTACGTGCTCACCGGCTCACAAAAGGCGCTCGCGCTCCCCGCTGGCCTCGCGTTCTGCGCGGCCAACGATCGCGTGCTGGCGCGAGCAAAGGAGAGCCGGCGCCGCGGACTCTACTTCGACCTGCTCGAGTTCGACGAATACCATCGCAAGAACCAGTCACCCAACACGCCGGCGGTTTCGCTGCTCTATGCCGCCGACGTCCAGCTCGCGCACCTCGAAGCAGAGGGCATGGAAGCACGCTGGGCGCGCCACGCCGCGATGGCCGAGCGCACATGGGCGTGGGCCGAGGCGCTCGGCGCGCGCATCGGCATTCGGCTGTACGCACCGGCCGGCTACCGTGCCCCGGGCGTTACATGCATCACCGTGCCCGCCGGCAAGACGGGATCAGGCGTGGCGAGCGCGATGAAGGCGAAAGGCT encodes the following:
- a CDS encoding alanine--glyoxylate aminotransferase family protein, with the translated sequence MSSTLAPTDAASNVKAPPFGRFFLPGPTEVRHEVLHAMTQQMIAHRGKGIEDLMARLAPRLQQVFRTTRPVYTSTSSATGLMEAGVRNAVRERVLCLVNGSFSERFHKAAVNSGIAADKLEVPYGQYHAPEMVADALRKGGYDVVTVVHSETSTGVLNPIADIAKVVHDAGDVVLVVDTVSSMAAAPVESDAWGLDYVLTGSQKALALPAGLAFCAANDRVLARAKESRRRGLYFDLLEFDEYHRKNQSPNTPAVSLLYAADVQLAHLEAEGMEARWARHAAMAERTWAWAEALGARIGIRLYAPAGYRAPGVTCITVPAGKTGSGVASAMKAKGFVIATGYGKLKDDMVRVGHMGDHTMEELETLLGALQEVMTA